The following are from one region of the Salvia splendens isolate huo1 chromosome 2, SspV2, whole genome shotgun sequence genome:
- the LOC121774294 gene encoding transmembrane protein 45B-like, giving the protein MGSLRGHIGPGLAFCIIGLWHLFNHTKLHATNPNSYISHPWFPVSKFRYLELYFIISAASASISMELFIMPHRHHPFAPDGSIPSNHLHNLEHATISLTFLTYASFAVVLDRVSPPARSALTHLLAALTLAQEYLLFRLHSTDHAGLEGRYHWLLQILILAALALTAISAADSRSFLLSFARSLAVFAQGGWLVVIGFMIYTPRLMPKGCAVGVEDGHYVVRCGGETVERAKSLATILFSYYVVGVAVFGVGVYLYLLKLYSKDQVEYHNLQDATDDFGDHEEH; this is encoded by the coding sequence ATGGGCAGCCTGCGCGGCCACATCGGACCGGGATTAGCCTTCTGCATCATCGGGTTATGGCATCTCTTCAACCACACAAAACTCCACGCCACAAACCCTAACTCCTACATTTCCCACCCATGGTTCCCAGTTTCCAAATTCAGATACCTAGAGCTCTACTTCATCATCTCCGCCGCCTCCGCTTCCATCTCCATGGAGCTCTTCATCATGCCCCACCGCCACCACCCGTTCGCCCCCGACGGCTCCATCCCCTCCAACCACCTCCACAACCTCGAGCACGCCACCATCTCCCTCACCTTCCTCACCTACGCCTCCTTCGCCGTCGTCCTCGACAGAGTCTCCCCTCCGGCCAGGTCCGCCCTCACGCACCTCCTCGCCGCCCTCACGCTCGCGCAGGAGTACCTCCTCTTTCGCCTCCACTCCACCGACCACGCCGGCCTCGAGGGCCGCTACCACTGGCTCCTCCAGATCCTCATCCTCGCCGCCCTCGCCCTCACCGCGATCAGCGCGGCCGATTCCAGAAGCTTCCTGCTCAGTTTCGCCAGGTCTCTGGCAGTTTTCGCGCAGGGCGGTTGGCTCGTTGTGATCGGTTTCATGATCTACACACCGCGGCTGATGCCGAAGGGCTGCGCCGTCGGGGTGGAGGATGGCCACTATGTGGTGCGGTGCGGCGGAGAGACGGTGGAGCGGGCGAAATCTCTGGCTACTATTTTGTTCAGTTACTACGTGGTTGGGGTGGCGGTTTTTGGGGTGGGGGTTTATCTGTACTTGCTCAAGTTGTACTCTAAGGATCAGGTGGAGTACCATAACTTACAAGATGCTACTGATGATTTTGGGGATCATGAGGAGCACTAA
- the LOC121774301 gene encoding uncharacterized protein LOC121774301 → MGNLRGHVVYGAGFTLIGIWHLINHSKLHTLNPTSYTAPTWFPTSPIKFLELYFIMSASTAAAFMDLSIGLRRHHPFSPDGTIPSSHLHSFEHSIIALSLFAYALFTLLLEKTPQSPATARRGLSNAAAAVALAVELLVFHLHSADRTGVEGQYHLLLQAVIAASLAAAALSGAGCDRSLAVAYVKSVGIFFQGVWLVVMGFMLWTPRLVFLGCFMNWENGSSFVVRCEGEEALMRARSLVNIQFCLLLVGVNVVALLIYMIVFKIYSNKNVSNDFRVFGGMEMEILDK, encoded by the coding sequence ATGGGAAATCTCCGAGGGCATGTGGTGTACGGCGCCGGCTTCACTCTCATCGGCATATGGCACCTCATCAACCACTCCAAACTCCACACTCTGAACCCCACCTCCTACACCGCCCCCACATGGTTCCCCACCTCCCCAATCAAATTCCTCGAGCTCTACTTCATCATGTCCGCCTCCACCGCTGCCGCCTTCATGGACCTTTCCATCGGCCTCCGCCGCCACCACCCCTTCTCCCCCGACGGCACCATCCCCTCCTCCCACCTCCACAGCTTCGAGCACTCCATCATCGCCCTCTCCCTCTTCGCCTACGCCCTCTTCACACTCCTCCTCGAAAAAACCCCCCAATCCCCGGCCACCGCGAGGCGCGGGCTCAGCAACGCCGCGGCCGCGGTGGCCCTGGCGGTGGAGCTGCTCGTGTTCCACCTCCACTCCGCCGACCGCACGGGGGTGGAGGGGCAGTACCACCTCCTCCTCCAGGCCGTCATCGCGGCCAGCCTGGCTGCGGCCGCGCTGTCAGGGGCCGGCTGCGACCGGAGCTTGGCGGTGGCGTATGTGAAGTCGGTGGGGATATTTTTCCAGGGGGTGTGGTTGGTGGTCATGGGGTTTATGTTGTGGACGCCTAGGTTGGTGTTTTTGGGTTGTTTTATGAATTGGGAGAATGGTTCTAGCTTTGTGGTGAGGTGTGAGGGAGAAGAGGCGTTGATGCGAGCTAGATCGCTTGTGAATATTCAGTTTTGTTTGCTTCTTGTTGGGGTCAATGTGGTGGCTCTCCTCATCTATATGATCGTTTTCAAGATTTATTCGAACAAGAATGTTTCCAATGATTTTAGGGTTTTTGGAGGCATGGAAATGGAGATATTGGACAAGTGA
- the LOC121774307 gene encoding protein MAIN-LIKE 1-like: protein MIESKTWDIDIHENVRYWLDTLGFKGVMDCGRPMKVDNELITALIERWRPETHTFHLPIGEATITLEDVQAIYRWGLRVEGRVFTGRDYHVNFPDWTSKCRDLLGWIPDTSTETKQGGLLMTALIKQTRMPLGDDLPTYVYIQRARIHALILVGGLILPDTTGCKVPFMWLNALGDPEEVKTISWGSAALAYLYHYLCEASMDKRKELGGPMILMQLWAWERMPTLRPSFIGSVVHEPYTPCGASLSGRHAHCILPDYCNDVNGCSLCETYLVCWAYVEAHDPRRVRQQFNRYQDIPQYVDRMLRNADHLGKNDRRGKKGNNWANTHQFYIGEWDLRYERFHAVEDAAPMSMNIPMSPGYMAWYNRITVTYLTQPGARSTAGMNESAASMRLFVEGFQQVFHLTTDDEMDPRVRQIREIVRNVLESTNNADVMEYPASQHQDVVMPYQPEVVPRRRGVPGVRTGGHGYTKQFRMSQSHPDYVAPEPHNQEHDPPQWYSYPAHESQSQWDRPLYSPSQPEPDWNRRPYSQSQDVPQWSGARASVDSFFQNYQIVPPVQAEEEDDDEGEEENDNIEEENEEEDVVQSIHVQPRPAAEGSSRGGVGKLMRKVYKRLSTRKNKGIEPSKYTPSSYK, encoded by the exons CGGCTTTGATTGAGCGTTGGAGACCGGAGACGCACACTTTCCATCTACCGATCGGTGAGGCGACGATcaccttggaagatgtgcaagccaTCTACCGGTGGGGCTTGAGGGTGGAGGGTCGCGTTTTCACAGGGCGTGACTATCATGTCAACTTTCCAGATTGGACCAGCAAGTGCCGCGatctgttgggatggataccagaTACTTCCACAGAGACAAAGCAAGGCGGTTTGCTGATGACCGCGCTGATCAAACAGACAAGGATGCCTCTGGGTGATGACCTACCTACGTACGTATACATCCAAAGGGCACGTATCCATGCCCTAATATTAGTAGGAGGTCTTATTCTACCAGACACCACGGGGTGTAAGGTTCcatttatgtggttgaatgCGCTTGGGGATCCGGAAGAGGTGAAGACTATTAGTTGGGGAAGTGCGGCATTGGCCTACCTTTATCATTATCTGTGCGAGGCTTCCATGGATAAGAGGAAAGAGTTGGGCGGGCCTATGATCCTTATGCAgctatgggcgtgggaaagaatgcccacattgaggCCTTCGTTCATAGGATCAGTTGTGCACGAGCCATATACACCATGTGGCGCCAG TTTATCTGGACGCCACGCACATTGCATACTGCCTGACTACTGCAATGATGTGAATGGATGCTCTTTGTGCGAAACCTACTTGGTATGTTGGGCCTATGTCGAGGCACATGATCCTAGACGAGTGCGGCAACAGTTCAATCGGTATCAGGATATACCTCAGTATGTAGACAGGATGCTAAGGAACGCCGATCATTTGGGCAAAAATGATCGGCGTGGTAAGAAGGGCAACAACTGGGCAAACACACATCAGTTCTACATTGGGGAGTGGGACCTGAGGTACGAAAGGTTCCATGCTGTCGAAGACGCCGCACCAATGTCCATGAATATTCCTATGAGCCCGGGGTATATGGCGTGGTATAACAGGATTACCGTGACGTACCTGACTCAGCCTGGGGCACGGTCCACTGCTGGGATGAACGAGTCGGCTGCTTCGATGAGACTATTT GTTGAGGGTTTTCAACAGGTTTTCCATTTAACTACGGACGACGAAATGGACCCACGAGTACGCCAGATTCGAGAAATTGTTAGGAATGTCCTCGAATCTACGAACAACGCTGATGTCATGGAGTACCCCGCTTCTCAACATCAGGATGTGGTCATGCCTTATCAACCAGAAGTAGTTCCACGGCGTCGTGGAGTGCCTGGTGTTCGGACTGGGGGACACGGCTACACAAAGCAGTTTAGGATGTCGCAGTCGCATCCCGATTATGTAGCACCAGAGCCGCATAATCAAGAGCATGACCCACCCCAGTGGTATTCATACCCGGCGCATGAGTCTCAGTCACAGTGGGACCGTCCCCTGTATTCTCCAAGCCAGCCTGAGCCCGATTGGAATCGTCGCCCATATTCACAAAGCCAAGACGTGCCGCAATGGAGTGGGGCCCGAGCGTCGGTCGATTCATTCTTCCAGAATTATCAGATCGTGCCTCCTGTACAAGCTGAAGAAGAGGATGAtgatgaaggagaagaagaaaatgacaaCATAGAGgaggaaaatgaggaagaagacgTTGTTCAGAGCATCCATGTCCAACCTCGACCAGCTGCGGAGGGTTCATCACGCGGCGGGGTTGGGAAGCTCATGAGAAAAGTGTACAAGAGACTGTCAACGAGGAAGAATAAGGGGATTGAACCGTCTAAATACACTCCGTCGTCGTATAAGTAG